TAAATTTCAGGCTGAAATGATTGTACGGCTGGATAACCATGGACCGGTTACTATGCTGCTCGATAGTAAACGAGCATTTTAAGGAGGATAAGAGTGAAAACAGTTCAGTTTCAACTTGGCAACTTAGGTACTAACTGCTATCTGGTATATTGCGAGCAAACTCTTGAAGCGGCTGTCATTGATCCAGGCGGTAATCCTGAAGAGGTACTATCATTGATCTCCCAAGAAGGTTTAACCTTGAGATATATAATTAACACCCATGGACATGCAGATCATATTGCGGGCAATGATAAACTAAGGCAGGCTACCAGAGCTCAAATCGTAATTCATGCTAATGATGCTGCAATGTTAACGAATGCTCAGCATAATTTATCTATGTATATTGGCGGTAAAATCGAGTTTGAACCTGCGGACTGGATAGTAAAAGATGGCGATATTATTAGGTTCGGCAACTTGGAACTTGAAGTTCGCCATACCCCTGGTCATACGCCGGGGGGGATTAGTTTGCTAATAGGTGATTTATTGTTTAGTGGTGATACACTTTTTTACGAGTCAATTGGGCGAACAGATTTTCCCGGCGGATCCTATAGCATACTAATCCATAGTATTCAAGAAAAACTAATGACGCTTCCTGATAATACTAGAGTTTTACCCGGTCACGGACCAGCGACCTCGATAGGATGGGAACGAAAAATGAATCCATTCATCCAGTAGTACTGAGGTAGGTGATTTTATGGTCAAGTCTCCGGTAAACTGGATCAAGATAGCAATAGTTATTGCGTTTCTCTACGTATTAAGCTTAGCGACATCTATCTACCTTCCGGTTATAATATCTATAGTTTTGGCATTTATTCTAAATCCTTTAGTTAACTTATTGTGCCGAATAAGAGTCAAAGCTTGGGCTATGCCGCGCGGATTGGCAGTTTTATTGGCGTTCGCAATAGCTGGACTGTTTTTAACAATAGTTGCAAAATTCGTTTTTATGCCATTTATTCACGAATTTGACAAGTTTGCTGCTAACTTGCCGAACCTTATCAATAAAATTCAGAAGATTACTATTGCCATTGAAGCAAGGGCTAATGAAGTTACTTTGCCCGCCAATATATCTAGTCTTTTACAACAAGCAGCATCAAGTGCTGCCTCATTCTCGATAGGTTTAGTTCGGAAGATAGTTAATTCGATTTTTGATCTAGCGTCTAGAATTATTGAGCTTGTAGTTGTTCCGGTGTTAGCATACTACTTTATGAAGGACTGGCAAGTTCTTAAAGAAAGTTTTATAGCTATATTTTCTCCTAACAGCAAGTCGCGAGTACGTAGCATAATTGAAGAGTCTGCTGCAATTATAAGCGGTTATATTCGCGGTCAATTCTGGATTAGCGTTATCGTTGGTTTCACTGTCTTCTGCGGAATGTATTTTTTTAAAGTAGACTATCCTTTAGTTTTAGGACTTTTGGCCACCTTGACCGAAACTATTCCAATAGTTGGACCTATTATAGGAGCAATACCAGCGATCTTATTGGCTTTTTTAACATCGCCAGCGCTGGCGGTCAAAGTACTGATTTTTTTCATTATCATTCATCAGATTGAAAATCATATAGTAGTCCCGAAGGTAATGGGGCAGACAATCGATCTCCATCCTGCTACCGTTATATTAGTTTTGTTAATTGGCGGTCAGCTATATGGAATAATAGGTATGATATTCGCAGTTCCAGTAGCGGCTTTATTGAAAGTTATAATTAGTCATTTATGGTATGATGATCAAAAATGACTTAGCGCTTAATACCGCACACTATTTAGAAAGTCAGGTGAGTCAAATGATAAATATTGATGATTTAAGACAAAAATTCCACGATCGTCAGTATAAGCTAACTCCGCAACGACAAATAATCTTACAGGCTTTTCTTGATAATCAAGATAAGCATTTGTGCGCAGAAGACGTTCATAATATTGTACGCGAAAAATCGTCTGATATAGGACTTGCAACGGTATACCGTACTCTTGAAATACTGAGTGATTTGGATGTTTTACATAAAATGGATTTTGGGGATGGGCGAAGCAGGTATGAAATAAATGAATCTTCAGCACCGCACCAGCATCATCATCTTATCTGCTTATCTTGTGGTAAAGTTCGGGAATTTGAAGACGACCTCTTAGAAACACTTGAAAACGTGATTTCACGAAAAAGTAATTTTAAAATAATTGACCACCAAGTAAAATTTTACGGTTATTGTCAGGAGTGCCAAGATAAGTGAACATTAAGCGGTATGTGCTAGGTAACTCGGTTACTACAGCAACAAAGGCAATCAGTGATATAATGACCTTATTTGATATTACAGAAGATAAAAGCCTTAATGCGGAAAACATAGAAGATTTTGAACTGCCTGCTGACGTTGTTGTGGTTAATAACCAGATTATCGAAGAACAGCAAAGGGTGATAGTAAATACCGAGCTTACTGTTCATAACCTTCCTGGTCAGGCTCGCCGCTTTAAAAAAGTAAGCAGTACCGCGATAGACGATGATGTATCAATTTCAGCCGATAAGCGATTAACAATGCTTAATCTTCTTTCGGCTATGCGCGAAATTACCGGATATGACCCTGGGCCATGGGGGATATTACGTGGCGTAAGGCCAACGAAAATTATTCATCGGCTGTTAGATAAGGGATTGAATAAAGTAGCTATAAACAAGGTTTTAACCAGCAAATATGATGTTAGAGTCTCTAAGGCTGAATTAGTTACCGATATTGCTTTGCGGCAACGGCCTTTTTTATTGCAAACGAAAGATAGCCGAAGAATGGTAAGCGTATATGTGGGTATACCATTTTGTCCTTCAAGATGTCTGTACTGCTCATTCCCGGCCTATGTTTTGCCTGAAAGCGAAAAAATAAGTATCTTTCTCCAAACATTGGAGAAAGACATCAGAGCAGCTAAAGCAATAATCATGAGCCATAATCTAATTGTTCAAAATGTTTATATAGGTGGCGGGACACCTACAAGCTTAGATAATAAGAATTTTAAATGGCTTTTGAATATAGTCAGCAATAATTTCGTTACCAATTTAACGAGAGAATTTACTGTCGAAGCTGGTCGTCCAGATAGTCTAAGCGATGACAAAATTGACGCTATGAATCACTACCGCGTATCTAGGGTAAGCGTGAATCCTCAGTCTATGCAGCAAAAAACTTTAAATCTTATTGGACGAAATCATACTGTTAAGGATATAATAGATACATTCGGTAAAATAAGGCAGTCAGGTATTCCTATTCTTAATATGGATGTAATTATTGGGTTACCCGGTGAAACAGAGCAAGAGTTTAGCGAGACTATGATGCAAATTGCATCATTAAACCCGGATAATCTGACTGTGCATACTCTTGCCGTGAAAAAGGGATCCATTCTTAAAAACGCTGTTAGAAGTGGTACTAAGCTTAATGGGGTAGGGGATAAAATCCAGCATATGATAGATATTGCTGATCAATATGCTCGCCAGATGGACATGTACCCATACTATCTTTATCGCCAGAAACATATGATGGGCAATCTTGAAAATATCG
This genomic interval from Veillonellaceae bacterium contains the following:
- a CDS encoding MBL fold metallo-hydrolase; its protein translation is MKTVQFQLGNLGTNCYLVYCEQTLEAAVIDPGGNPEEVLSLISQEGLTLRYIINTHGHADHIAGNDKLRQATRAQIVIHANDAAMLTNAQHNLSMYIGGKIEFEPADWIVKDGDIIRFGNLELEVRHTPGHTPGGISLLIGDLLFSGDTLFYESIGRTDFPGGSYSILIHSIQEKLMTLPDNTRVLPGHGPATSIGWERKMNPFIQ
- a CDS encoding AI-2E family transporter, giving the protein MVKSPVNWIKIAIVIAFLYVLSLATSIYLPVIISIVLAFILNPLVNLLCRIRVKAWAMPRGLAVLLAFAIAGLFLTIVAKFVFMPFIHEFDKFAANLPNLINKIQKITIAIEARANEVTLPANISSLLQQAASSAASFSIGLVRKIVNSIFDLASRIIELVVVPVLAYYFMKDWQVLKESFIAIFSPNSKSRVRSIIEESAAIISGYIRGQFWISVIVGFTVFCGMYFFKVDYPLVLGLLATLTETIPIVGPIIGAIPAILLAFLTSPALAVKVLIFFIIIHQIENHIVVPKVMGQTIDLHPATVILVLLIGGQLYGIIGMIFAVPVAALLKVIISHLWYDDQK
- a CDS encoding transcriptional repressor — its product is MINIDDLRQKFHDRQYKLTPQRQIILQAFLDNQDKHLCAEDVHNIVREKSSDIGLATVYRTLEILSDLDVLHKMDFGDGRSRYEINESSAPHQHHHLICLSCGKVREFEDDLLETLENVISRKSNFKIIDHQVKFYGYCQECQDK
- the hemZ gene encoding coproporphyrinogen dehydrogenase HemZ encodes the protein MNIKRYVLGNSVTTATKAISDIMTLFDITEDKSLNAENIEDFELPADVVVVNNQIIEEQQRVIVNTELTVHNLPGQARRFKKVSSTAIDDDVSISADKRLTMLNLLSAMREITGYDPGPWGILRGVRPTKIIHRLLDKGLNKVAINKVLTSKYDVRVSKAELVTDIALRQRPFLLQTKDSRRMVSVYVGIPFCPSRCLYCSFPAYVLPESEKISIFLQTLEKDIRAAKAIIMSHNLIVQNVYIGGGTPTSLDNKNFKWLLNIVSNNFVTNLTREFTVEAGRPDSLSDDKIDAMNHYRVSRVSVNPQSMQQKTLNLIGRNHTVKDIIDTFGKIRQSGIPILNMDVIIGLPGETEQEFSETMMQIASLNPDNLTVHTLAVKKGSILKNAVRSGTKLNGVGDKIQHMIDIADQYARQMDMYPYYLYRQKHMMGNLENIGYARLGTECNYNIQIMEERQGIIGIGPAAGTKVVDNSNWTLKRCYNAKDLSSYINNIDRYTSIRADLFADLYTRK